One segment of Triticum aestivum cultivar Chinese Spring chromosome 2A, IWGSC CS RefSeq v2.1, whole genome shotgun sequence DNA contains the following:
- the LOC123186209 gene encoding putative cyclin-dependent kinase F-2, whose product MLDIRSASLLVPRHGADTTVHALRALAMGVIHMADDETASRACPPSPPASICAMIGGHGAPGSIAAMSVRRVAAVSAMIDEVAQGRRRKTTRKRRMGNYRCYEEVCTIGGGTFGEVFKARHRATGQTVAVKALRCERSDSKHVVGELLREACIMAACGGHPSLVALRGVVRTPRDIKGRRDYFLVMEFAGPSLRKVLNKRIRLGRRLFSERDVRSIVRQLLAGAEAMHTHGIMHRDIKPENILVVQNGGSIVVKIGDYGAAMSTAERDPEKYWAAGTWVYSAPEMLLEDPRYDTRVDLWSIGCVMAELLTGNKLFPGDGIDELLYKIFDLLGTLGERESRGLPSVRRDTRYRHSNGERTNGCASYSPRSCCPRKGSRSSRGSSRAIHPGGWMLPPRSGFRGSPFTDTGGMPVAAVPETGAPTVRSGTIPGRTSRSVPGDRSVERDVLCDAFCVD is encoded by the coding sequence ATGCTCGATATAAGGTCGGCATCCCTACTAGTTCCCAGGCACGGCGCGGACACCACCGTGCACGCCCTCCGCGCGCTCGCAATGGGAGTAATCCACATGGCGGACGACGAGACAGCCTCCAGGGCATGTCCGCCGTCGCCTCCCGCCTCCATCTGCGCAATGATCGGTGGCCACGGTGCACCTGGTAGTATTGCAGCCATGAGCGTCAGGCGAGTCGCTGCCGTTTCGGCCATGATCGACGAGGTCGcccagggaaggaggaggaagacgacgaggaaGCGGCGCATGGGCAACTATCGCTGCTACGAGGAGGTGTGCACGATCGGCGGGGGCACGTTCGGCGAGGTCTTCAAGGCGCGGCACCGCGCCACCGGCCAGACCGTCGCCGTGAAGGCTCTCCGCTGCGAACGGTCCGACTCCAAACACGTCGTCGGCGAGCTCCTTCGGGAGGCCTGCATCATGGCGGCATGCggcggccacccctccctcgtcGCCCTGCGCGGCGTCGTGCGCACACCGCGCGACATCAAGGGGCGCAGGGACTACTTCCTCGTCATGGAATTCGCCGGGCCAAGCCTGCGCAAGGTCCTCAACAAGCGAATCCGTCTCGGTCGCCGGCTGTTCTCGGAAAGGGACGTGCGCTCCATCGTGCGGCAGCTGCTAGCCGGCGCGGAGGCGATGCACACGCACGGCATCATGCACCGCGACATCAAGCCTGAGAACATCCTCGTGGTCCAGAACGGCGGCAGCATCGTCGTCAAGATCGGAGACTACGGGGCGGCGATGTCCACGGCCGAGCGGGACCCCGAGAAGTATTGGGCTGCCGGGACTTGGGTGTACAGCGCGCCGGAGATGCTGCTGGAGGATCCCCGCTACGACACGCGCGTCGACCTGTGGTCCATCGGCTGCGTGATGGCGGAGCTCCTCACCGGGAACAAGCTGTTCCCAGGGGACGGCATAGACGAGCTGCTCTACAAGATCTTCGATCTGCTCGGCACGCTAGGCGAGAGAGAGAGTCGGGGCCTGCCTTCAGTTCGCCGGGACACGAGGTACAGGCACAGCAATGGCGAGCGCACCAACGGCTGCGCAAGCTATTCCCCGAGAAGCTGCTGTCCAAGGAAGGGTTCCAGGTCCTCCAGGGGCTCCTCACGTGCAATCCATCCAGGCGGCTGGATGCTGCCGCCGCGCTCCGGCTTCCGTGGTTCACCGTTCACCGACACCGGTGGCATGCCGGTTGCCGCTGTTCCGGAGACTGGCGCCCCGACCGTTCGGTCTGGGACGATTCCTGGCCGAACAAGTCGTTCGGTACCTGGTGATCGATCCGTCGAACGGGACGTCCTGTGCGACGCATTTTGCGTCGACTAA